One genomic window of Phoenix dactylifera cultivar Barhee BC4 chromosome 6, palm_55x_up_171113_PBpolish2nd_filt_p, whole genome shotgun sequence includes the following:
- the LOC103707585 gene encoding mediator of RNA polymerase II transcription subunit 32-like: MESTVEALSAAYQEFVAAAAGVLEAKEQSGGQKTAATEAALEVFKQRWELFRVSCDQAEEFVESMKQRIGSECLVDEATGAAPAPAPAPARPPAASGIPPISAVRLEQMSKAVRWLVIELQHGAGTAPHPHTSAPFDARFSEDGAQ; the protein is encoded by the coding sequence ATGGAGAGCACCGTGGAGGCGCTCAGCGCCGCCTACCAGGAGTTCGTCGCCGCGGCGGCCGGCGTCCTGGAGGCCAAGGAGCAGTCCGGCGGCCAGAAGACCGCTGCCACCGAGGCCGCCCTCGAGGTCTTCAAGCAGCGATGGGAGCTCTTCCGCGTCTCCTGCGACCAGGCCGAGGAGTTCGTCGAGTCCATGAAGCAGCGGATCGGCTCCGAATGCCTCGTCGACGAGGCCACCGGCGCCGCCCCCGCCCCCGCCCCCGCCCCCGCCCGACCCCCCGCCGCCTCCGGGATCCCGCCCATCAGCGCCGTCCGCCTCGAGCAGATGAGCAAGGCCGTCCGCTGGCTCGTTATCGAGCTCCAGCACGGCGCCGGGACCGCTCCCCATCCCCACACCTCCGCCCCCTTCGATGCCCGCTTTTCAGAAGATGGAGCTCAATAG
- the LOC103707584 gene encoding uncharacterized protein LOC103707584 has translation MKEGDQLTTAAKPSSAAEAALFGKGRYKFWALAAIILLAFWSMLTGTVTLKWSAGNLNRLSDDLLGAPFRDADLDVLEMEEREKVVRHMWDIYAHSLRIRLPRFSQEAFEAAYEELASDDLAVRDAAVSEIARMSMRMVDLEPPPRHPKNAELHDFQRDGRSGLKAKPSAFSSMGAQ, from the exons ATGAAGGAGGGCGATCAGCTAACGACGGCGGCGAAGCCCTCGTCCGCCGCCGAGGCCGCCCTCTTCGGCAAGGGCCGATACAAGTTCTGGGCCCTCGCCGCCATCATCCTCCTTGCCTTCTGGTCAATGCTCACCGGCACCGTCACCCTCAAATGGTCCGCCGGCAACCTCAACCGCCTCTCCGACGATCTCCTCGGCGCCCCCTTCCGCGACGCCGATCTCGATGTCCTG GagatggaggagagggagaaggttGTGAGGCACATGTGGGACATCTACGCGCACAGCCTCCGGATCCGGCTGCCGCGGTTCTCTCAGGAGGCCTTTGAGGCGGCCTACGAAGAGCTCGCCAGCGACGATCTGGCCGTCCGGGACGCCGCCGTCTCCGAGATCGCCCGGATGTCCATGCGGATGGTCGATCTCGAGCCCCCGCCTCGCCATCCCAAG AATGCTGAGCTGCATGATTTTCAAAGGGACGGCAGAAGTGGGCTTAAGGCGAAGCCGTCAGCCTTCTCATCAATGGGAGCCCAATAA
- the LOC103707583 gene encoding F-box protein At5g07610-like isoform X3, with the protein MESRSKKARRSESVAARSSSSLFMDMESRSKKARRSESVAARSSSSLFIDMESRSKKARRSESVAARSHVPPDILLSNILPRLSFKSLTRFESVCKSWRALITEDSLFAADQSLHPSPASSGFVYLGSSGLEFLSAPGTPVGVPRPSLEIPFHAYSLKLVASTNGLLCCLIRAPASNFFNDGGPCFNLLYVLNPATRESHLVPAAQSHSSFFIGLAFDPSNSPSRYALVCLRRCHGVIEGCLKTQHWFHVFSSETREWVVSSQTVLVDDFVSGEPTAVFAGGVLYWDCISYLIWFDPSKDLAGRTPLPEDPSSAGVHWIGVWEGRVTCTQAWDGEVEVFVMTNGNGSSGNWVRRHRASFEAMVGGNPEVFAKFCHPMRLRSGRLWDRLISRWFLRPLALDGGDKLYIALKPIAWMPNEKERVLCYDLRTGEMTSISDGIRLIPFEDRVFSYHNSMVRLPELCSEAVNTTTS; encoded by the exons ATGGAATCCAGGAGCAAGAAAGCCCGGAGGAGCGAGAGCGTAGCAGCGAGGTCTTCATCTTCTCTCTTCATGGACATGGAATCCAGGAGCAAGAAAGCCCGGAGGAGCGAGAGCGTGGCAGCGAGGTCTTCATCTTCTCTCTTCATCGACATGGAATCCAGGAGCAAGAAAGCCCGGAGGAGCGAGAGCGTAGCAGCGAG GTCTCACGTTCCACCTGACATTCTTCTCTCCAACATCCTCCCCCGTCTCTCCTTCAAGTCTCTGACCAGGTTCGAGTCTGTGTGCAAGAGTTGGCGTGCCCTGATCACCGAGGATTCCCTCTTCGCCGCCGATCAGTCCCTGCACCCTTCCCCCGCCTCCTCTGGCTTTGTCTACCTCGGCTCCTCCGGTCTCGAGTTCCTTTCAGCGCCGGGCACCCCAGTTGGCGTTCCCCGCCCCTCCCTCGAAATCCCTTTTCATGCCTATAGCCTCAAGCTCGTGGCCTCTACCAACGGTCTCCTCTGCTGCCTCATCCGCGCTCCGGCCTCCAACTTTTTTAATGATGGGGGTCCCTGCTTCAACTTGCTCTACGTTCTCAATCCCGCAACCAGGGAGTCCCATCTCGTTCCTGCGGCCCAAAGTCACAGCAGCTTCTTCATCGGGCTAGCCTTCGACCCCTCCAACTCCCCGAGCCGTTACGCTCTGGTCTGCCTCCGTCGTTGCCATGGCGTTATCGAGGGGTGTCTCAAGACCCAGCATTGGTTTCATGTCTTCTCCTCTGAGACCCGCGAGTGGGTCGTCTCGAGCCAGACGGTCCTCGTCGATGATTTCGTGTCGGGCGAGCCCACAGCGGTGTTTGCTGGAGGGGTCTTGTACTGGGATTGCATTAGCTATCTGATATGGTTCGACCCCTCCAAGGACCTTGCAGGACGGACGCCACTGCCGGAGGACCCATCGAGTGCGGGCGTGCATTGGATCGGCGTATGGGAGGGTCGAGTGACGTGCACTCAAGCCTGGGACGGGGAGGTAGAGGTGTTCGTGATGACGAACGGGAACGGCAGCAGCGGGAACTGGGTGAGGAGGCACCGGGCAAGCTTCGAAGCAATGGTCGGAGGGAATCCGGAAGTGTTCGCTAAATTCTGCCACCCCATGAGGCTGAGGAGCGGGAGACTATGGGACCGGCTGATTTCACGGTGGTTTCTGCGGCCGCTGGCGCTCGACGGAGGAGACAAGCTCTATATAGCGCTGAAGCCCATTGCGTGGATGCCGAACGAGAAGGAAAGAGTGCTGTGTTACGACCTGAGAACGGGGGAGATGACATCGATCAGCGACGGGATCAGGCTTATACCATTTGAAGACCGAGTATTCTCCTACCACAACAGCATGGTTAGACTGCCCGAACTATGCTCGGAAGCGGTAAATACAACCACATCATGA
- the LOC103707583 gene encoding F-box protein At5g07610-like isoform X1, with the protein MESRSKKARRSESVAARSSSSLFMDMESRSKKARRSESVAARSSSSLFIDMESRSKKARRSESVAARSSSSLFIDMESRSKKARRSESVAARSHVPPDILLSNILPRLSFKSLTRFESVCKSWRALITEDSLFAADQSLHPSPASSGFVYLGSSGLEFLSAPGTPVGVPRPSLEIPFHAYSLKLVASTNGLLCCLIRAPASNFFNDGGPCFNLLYVLNPATRESHLVPAAQSHSSFFIGLAFDPSNSPSRYALVCLRRCHGVIEGCLKTQHWFHVFSSETREWVVSSQTVLVDDFVSGEPTAVFAGGVLYWDCISYLIWFDPSKDLAGRTPLPEDPSSAGVHWIGVWEGRVTCTQAWDGEVEVFVMTNGNGSSGNWVRRHRASFEAMVGGNPEVFAKFCHPMRLRSGRLWDRLISRWFLRPLALDGGDKLYIALKPIAWMPNEKERVLCYDLRTGEMTSISDGIRLIPFEDRVFSYHNSMVRLPELCSEAVNTTTS; encoded by the coding sequence ATGGAATCCAGGAGCAAGAAAGCCCGGAGGAGCGAGAGCGTAGCAGCGAGGTCTTCATCTTCTCTCTTCATGGACATGGAATCCAGGAGCAAGAAAGCCCGGAGGAGCGAGAGCGTGGCAGCGAGGTCTTCATCTTCTCTCTTCATCGACATGGAATCCAGGAGCAAGAAAGCCCGGAGGAGCGAGAGCGTAGCAGCGAGGTCTTCATCTTCTCTCTTCATCGACATGGAATCCAGGAGCAAGAAAGCCCGGAGGAGCGAGAGCGTAGCAGCGAGGTCTCACGTTCCACCTGACATTCTTCTCTCCAACATCCTCCCCCGTCTCTCCTTCAAGTCTCTGACCAGGTTCGAGTCTGTGTGCAAGAGTTGGCGTGCCCTGATCACCGAGGATTCCCTCTTCGCCGCCGATCAGTCCCTGCACCCTTCCCCCGCCTCCTCTGGCTTTGTCTACCTCGGCTCCTCCGGTCTCGAGTTCCTTTCAGCGCCGGGCACCCCAGTTGGCGTTCCCCGCCCCTCCCTCGAAATCCCTTTTCATGCCTATAGCCTCAAGCTCGTGGCCTCTACCAACGGTCTCCTCTGCTGCCTCATCCGCGCTCCGGCCTCCAACTTTTTTAATGATGGGGGTCCCTGCTTCAACTTGCTCTACGTTCTCAATCCCGCAACCAGGGAGTCCCATCTCGTTCCTGCGGCCCAAAGTCACAGCAGCTTCTTCATCGGGCTAGCCTTCGACCCCTCCAACTCCCCGAGCCGTTACGCTCTGGTCTGCCTCCGTCGTTGCCATGGCGTTATCGAGGGGTGTCTCAAGACCCAGCATTGGTTTCATGTCTTCTCCTCTGAGACCCGCGAGTGGGTCGTCTCGAGCCAGACGGTCCTCGTCGATGATTTCGTGTCGGGCGAGCCCACAGCGGTGTTTGCTGGAGGGGTCTTGTACTGGGATTGCATTAGCTATCTGATATGGTTCGACCCCTCCAAGGACCTTGCAGGACGGACGCCACTGCCGGAGGACCCATCGAGTGCGGGCGTGCATTGGATCGGCGTATGGGAGGGTCGAGTGACGTGCACTCAAGCCTGGGACGGGGAGGTAGAGGTGTTCGTGATGACGAACGGGAACGGCAGCAGCGGGAACTGGGTGAGGAGGCACCGGGCAAGCTTCGAAGCAATGGTCGGAGGGAATCCGGAAGTGTTCGCTAAATTCTGCCACCCCATGAGGCTGAGGAGCGGGAGACTATGGGACCGGCTGATTTCACGGTGGTTTCTGCGGCCGCTGGCGCTCGACGGAGGAGACAAGCTCTATATAGCGCTGAAGCCCATTGCGTGGATGCCGAACGAGAAGGAAAGAGTGCTGTGTTACGACCTGAGAACGGGGGAGATGACATCGATCAGCGACGGGATCAGGCTTATACCATTTGAAGACCGAGTATTCTCCTACCACAACAGCATGGTTAGACTGCCCGAACTATGCTCGGAAGCGGTAAATACAACCACATCATGA
- the LOC103707583 gene encoding F-box protein At5g07610-like isoform X2, translated as MDMESRSKKARRSESVAARSSSSLFIDMESRSKKARRSESVAARSSSSLFIDMESRSKKARRSESVAARSHVPPDILLSNILPRLSFKSLTRFESVCKSWRALITEDSLFAADQSLHPSPASSGFVYLGSSGLEFLSAPGTPVGVPRPSLEIPFHAYSLKLVASTNGLLCCLIRAPASNFFNDGGPCFNLLYVLNPATRESHLVPAAQSHSSFFIGLAFDPSNSPSRYALVCLRRCHGVIEGCLKTQHWFHVFSSETREWVVSSQTVLVDDFVSGEPTAVFAGGVLYWDCISYLIWFDPSKDLAGRTPLPEDPSSAGVHWIGVWEGRVTCTQAWDGEVEVFVMTNGNGSSGNWVRRHRASFEAMVGGNPEVFAKFCHPMRLRSGRLWDRLISRWFLRPLALDGGDKLYIALKPIAWMPNEKERVLCYDLRTGEMTSISDGIRLIPFEDRVFSYHNSMVRLPELCSEAVNTTTS; from the coding sequence ATGGACATGGAATCCAGGAGCAAGAAAGCCCGGAGGAGCGAGAGCGTGGCAGCGAGGTCTTCATCTTCTCTCTTCATCGACATGGAATCCAGGAGCAAGAAAGCCCGGAGGAGCGAGAGCGTAGCAGCGAGGTCTTCATCTTCTCTCTTCATCGACATGGAATCCAGGAGCAAGAAAGCCCGGAGGAGCGAGAGCGTAGCAGCGAGGTCTCACGTTCCACCTGACATTCTTCTCTCCAACATCCTCCCCCGTCTCTCCTTCAAGTCTCTGACCAGGTTCGAGTCTGTGTGCAAGAGTTGGCGTGCCCTGATCACCGAGGATTCCCTCTTCGCCGCCGATCAGTCCCTGCACCCTTCCCCCGCCTCCTCTGGCTTTGTCTACCTCGGCTCCTCCGGTCTCGAGTTCCTTTCAGCGCCGGGCACCCCAGTTGGCGTTCCCCGCCCCTCCCTCGAAATCCCTTTTCATGCCTATAGCCTCAAGCTCGTGGCCTCTACCAACGGTCTCCTCTGCTGCCTCATCCGCGCTCCGGCCTCCAACTTTTTTAATGATGGGGGTCCCTGCTTCAACTTGCTCTACGTTCTCAATCCCGCAACCAGGGAGTCCCATCTCGTTCCTGCGGCCCAAAGTCACAGCAGCTTCTTCATCGGGCTAGCCTTCGACCCCTCCAACTCCCCGAGCCGTTACGCTCTGGTCTGCCTCCGTCGTTGCCATGGCGTTATCGAGGGGTGTCTCAAGACCCAGCATTGGTTTCATGTCTTCTCCTCTGAGACCCGCGAGTGGGTCGTCTCGAGCCAGACGGTCCTCGTCGATGATTTCGTGTCGGGCGAGCCCACAGCGGTGTTTGCTGGAGGGGTCTTGTACTGGGATTGCATTAGCTATCTGATATGGTTCGACCCCTCCAAGGACCTTGCAGGACGGACGCCACTGCCGGAGGACCCATCGAGTGCGGGCGTGCATTGGATCGGCGTATGGGAGGGTCGAGTGACGTGCACTCAAGCCTGGGACGGGGAGGTAGAGGTGTTCGTGATGACGAACGGGAACGGCAGCAGCGGGAACTGGGTGAGGAGGCACCGGGCAAGCTTCGAAGCAATGGTCGGAGGGAATCCGGAAGTGTTCGCTAAATTCTGCCACCCCATGAGGCTGAGGAGCGGGAGACTATGGGACCGGCTGATTTCACGGTGGTTTCTGCGGCCGCTGGCGCTCGACGGAGGAGACAAGCTCTATATAGCGCTGAAGCCCATTGCGTGGATGCCGAACGAGAAGGAAAGAGTGCTGTGTTACGACCTGAGAACGGGGGAGATGACATCGATCAGCGACGGGATCAGGCTTATACCATTTGAAGACCGAGTATTCTCCTACCACAACAGCATGGTTAGACTGCCCGAACTATGCTCGGAAGCGGTAAATACAACCACATCATGA
- the LOC103707643 gene encoding LOW QUALITY PROTEIN: CST complex subunit STN1 (The sequence of the model RefSeq protein was modified relative to this genomic sequence to represent the inferred CDS: inserted 2 bases in 1 codon) — protein MDPIQIVHVKLMASDLLSLTVWPSNPPYFTRKGRPISCAETVGMVVSREHKNKFLRFLVDDGSGCIPCILWLNYHYPTSHGGSSNLELMAEMTLKQSEIVQLGELVRVXGRITIYRGMLQITVRDVVVERDPNAEVLHWLDCIRLSKQCYDLLPAAALPGYVLKFFYFDILPSTPTKAFDYSFPKFVG, from the exons ATGGATCCAATCCAAATTGTTCATGTGAAGCTTATGGCTTCTGATCTCCTCTCCTTAACTGTCTGGCCCTCAAACCCTCCCTACTTCACCCGGAAGGGCAGGCCTATATCTTGTGCTGAAACTGTAGGCATGGTGGTGAGCCGTGAGCACAAGAATAAATTTCTAAGGTTCCTGGTGGACGATGGGAGTGGGTGCATCCCTTGCATCCTCTGGCTCAATTACCACTACCCCACTTCCCATGGTGGTTCATCTAATCTCGAACTTATGGCCGAGATGACACTGAAGCAATCTGAGATAGTTCAGCTGGGGGAGCTAGTTAGAGT GGGGAGAATCACCATCTATAGGGGGATGCTACAGATTACAGTGAGGGATGTGGTGGTGGAGAGGGATCCAAATGCAGAGGTGCTACACTGGTTGGATTGCATCAGGTTATCCAAACAGTGCTATGACTTGCTGCCTGCTGCTGCTCTTCCTGGATATGTTCTAAAATTTTTCTACTTTGATATTCTTCCATCAACTCCTACAAAGGCATTTGATTATTCTTTTCCCAAATTTGTAGGTTAG